The Lepus europaeus isolate LE1 chromosome 5, mLepTim1.pri, whole genome shotgun sequence genome includes the window CAGCCTCTGAGTTCCTCCTGCAGGATGGAGGGGCAGGGGTTGGGGAAGCAGGGTGAGAAGTGGGAACTCAGAGGAGCAGCGTGCGTTAGGATGGGGCCCAGGACACAGCCAAAGGAACACAGCGGGAGTGGCAGGTGGAGCAGAGCCGGTGCTGCGGGTGAGTTACCTGCCCCTGGGAGCAGCCCTCGGGTAGTCTCGATCAGCCCCATGACGGCCGTGGAAGCTGCGGAAACAGGATAGAGTGaagctgcctccccagcccttcCTGCAGGGCAGTGCCCAGGAGAAAAGACGCCCGCCTCTGCGCTCCCCCTGCCCTCAGCCTCCTCTTGCTGGAGGCCCACCTCCCATCACCTCTGCTGCTCCTTCCTGATCCTGTAAGGTGGGAAGAAGGTGACTGGCCCTCTCCTGCCTGCTTCAGACAGCTGCTAAGACTCAGGTGAGGTAAGGGTCTGGGAACAAGGCAGCCGTTCTAGAAAATGCCTGACACTATTGGTGCATTGATGGATCCTGGGTCTCCTGTACCCATAGCTCTGGCCTGGCTGACAGCGTCCGTGACTCCTGCTCCTGCCAGGATTATGGCGTTTCAGCCTGCGTCCTCCCAAGTTCCACTTCTGGGAAGTTCCTGGCCAAGTCCTCCAGATCTTCCCAGCACAGGCCATTACAACCCCGGGGAGCGGGCTGATGGGAGTGGCTCGCAAGGGTTCTGCACCCTGTCCTTGCCGAAACCTGGGCGGCCTGCGGCTATGACCTGACCTGGCCACCTGGTCAGTTCCCCCTTCCTGACACGCACTGTGTAGACGAGATGACCTTTGTGCTGAGGCGTTTTGCAGCGAGCGTGCCAGGTGGCACCATGGTAGCCTCAAGAAGGGCTGTCCTCACCAAGTCAGCCGTGGAAAGGTTATCAATTAGCTTCTCATCCCCTCCACTCTGCAAAACAGGCTCAGCTGCTCAGACCTCAGCCAGTGCCAGGGAACTAAAGAACAAAGTTCCTGCCCGGATACACTGGCGATGAGCTGTGCCCAGTGACTCATCACCCCCTTGGCTCACCTTTGGTCAAAACATGggcggctggggagggggtggggatctGAGCTGGATACATGCACGTGGCGGATTGGACATGGACCTTTGTCCTGCTTGGTGTTACCTCTCCATGCACTTGGCCGTCCTGTTGGCAGTCACTGCAGGGACCAGGGAAGCAGCCTGTGACAGGTGACGGCTACTATAGCAGTCCTGGGCCAGGGAGCAAGCAGCTTCTGCCTGAAACCACTGTGCCCCTTACCCTGCTTCCGGAAGGCCAGAGCAGGGGTCAATGTAAGGCTCCGAGACCTAGCCTGGCTTTCCctcccctcagccccagcccagtacCTGCCACTCGCAGGTCACAGGCCAGGGCAAGCTCCAGGCCTCCGCCCAAGGCAAAGCCGTCCATAGCTGCAATGGTGGGCGCCGGGAAGGCCGCTGTGGAGATGAAGATGGGCTCAGTACAAGAGAGAGATTGAAGCTGGGCAGAGGAGAGCACCTCGAGGCTCCTCACCTGGTGGTACCTCTGCCAGGTTGACTGGGTTTCCCCCGGGGAAAGATGGGATGGGCTAGGGgatgggctgggggggggggtgcctgcTCAGCCCCACCCTCCCGCTGGCCTCCCGGCAGTGGCTTTGAGGGAGTCAGGCAGTGATGACCCAAGGGCATCAGTACTCCAATCAAAGGAAGTCTGGAGAGTGCTGGGAAGGGTGACTTGAGGTAGCTAAGGTTACTTAGGCAAAAAGACAGGGAAGCACATCGGGTGAACTGGACTCTGAAATGGCCAGGCTCGAACCCTGACAGCAGGGAGTCAGCTGGGAGCTTGTGCTCTGTGAGAGGTGCCCCCTGACCCTCTTAGGATTCCTTGTGCCCACCCGCTGGGAGAAGCATGTGTTCCCCTTCAGAGCTCCAACAGTAGAGCTCGgtcaggaggggcggggcccagcaGGCTCTACCCCACTCACCGACCTCATCCATCAGCCCTCGCAGTCGCTGCACAAAGATCCCCACCTCGGCGTTGCTCATCTGCTCCCGCTCCTTCAGGTCTGCACCTGCAGGCGACCAGGGGTCGGGGCCAGCCCTTGGCAAGGTGGTCGATTGTGGAACCCCAGGCAGATAGAAGATCAGCAAAGGAGGCTTGAGGGCAAGCAGGCAGCGAAGGAAAAGCACCAGGAACTGGTCAAGAAAGCCAGGGGAGGAAGGGGGGTGTGGCAACGGGAGCAGCACAGCAACAGCAGCAAAAGGCAACTTGGACTTCATCAAAAACACAAGCTCCAGTGCACTGAGGAACACTATGGAGAGTACCAGACAACCCACAGAACGGGGGACGATCCTCCCAAGTCATACATTCAGTAAAGGAATGCCACTGGATATACAAAGAACCCCACAACAAAGCAATCCGATTGAAAACGGGCTAAGAGctggaacagacatttctccataAAAGATACAAACAGCCAACAAGCACACGCAGGCTCCAGGGAAATGTCAGACACCAGTGTTCACAGGGAAGCCAAAAGGTGAAAACAGCCAGGTGTCCATGAGCAGGTAGACAGGTAGGCCAACATGGAATGCGTAcggtggaatattactcagccaccaAAAGGAATGAGATTCTGACAAGTGCTTCAATGTGGACAGCCCTTGAGGGTCTGCTCAGACACCTGCTTTTCTGTGGGTCTGGAGCATGTTCCCACTCTGTCTTCAAGACAAGTTCATGGTGATCACCCTGCTGTGAGGCGCAAGTGATGCCGGCACACTGAAAGCTTTGGTGACAGCAGCCATCCTCTGGGTGGTTAAAGGGGCAGTGGGTCCCATTTGGCCACTGGCCTTGTGAGTGCCGTGAACTCAGTTTTCTCAGTGGAGGGTCAGAGCAAAGCATGAAGGAACAGAAAGAACTGGCATTGGGGGCCAGAGAGGCCAAGGTCCAACTGAATTCTGGACTGCcttttactagctgtgtgaccccagGCAAGCAATGTTACCTCTCAGAGTTCACATCTGCATGTGGGACACCACGCCCTGAGCTGGAACAGACTCAAGCCTCTCCTAAcccccagggctgctggtgcCCTGCGCTGGGGACAAGGAGGGCACCCACCTGCACAGAAGACGCCCTTCACTCCACTTCTGAAGAGCAGGACACGCACTCGCTGGTCCTCCCGCAGCCGGGCCAGAGCTTGCAGCAGCTGCAGGAATACCCGGTCAGAAGCCTGCCAGCCCAGTCCCCAGCCCACCCCATGGCCCACCCCCATGCCCTCCTGTCTCACCTCACTGACCAGGACGTGCCCCAGGGCGTTGCGGGCACGAGGTCTGTTCATCAGAATCTCGGTGAtgcctgcagggggcagagcagCCTCGGGTGagcgggctgggggctgcaggcaggaggcCTGGGTTCTGGGCAGCCTCTGCCCTTGATTCGCAGTGTAACATGGGACAAGTCACACATTCAGGCCTTGGTTTTCCGAACTGCAAAATGGAGAAAGTCACCCTTGCCCTTTCTGTCTCACAAGAAGCAGAAGGGCTCAGGACCCATGGGGCAAAGTGGGTGAGAAACAAGAAGGAGCACCCCTGTGGCTCTTGCCTGCTCCCGCCATTGCCGGGCACAGACACACCTTTCATTCCACAGCCCCCTCGGCAACACCGTTCTACTCACAACCCATCACCTGCCTCCAGCTGACAGACAGCAGGACTAAGAAGGGGGAAGGCACCAACCATCCCAGAAACCCTACCGTGTGCCCAGACACAGCCATGgtcctttctcccccaccccaccaaagTAACCCTCCTGACCTTCATTTcaatgatttcatgtatttcttaataTAACTTTATCACCTGAATGTGCACAGACATGGGTTAGacttgctcatttaaaaaaaaaaaaaaaaagattatttgagagagttacagagaaagagatcttcattccccagatggccacaatggctggggctaggccatctgggctctcccatgtgggtggcaggggcccaaacacttgggtcatcttttttgcttttctcaggccattagcagggagctggatcagaattggagcagccgggacttgaaccagcacctatatgggatgctggcactgcaggcagcagcttgaggCAGGCCACACCCTGGCCCTGActggctcatttttaaaatgctgatgtATCCTGTAAAATCCTGCGAAAATTCCGAGATTCTCCCTCTGGTCCTGTCTTTCCCTGTAGGGTTTCTCGAAGTCTGGGTTTGCTGAGCGCACACTCGGGTAAACCACATGTCCCTCTGGCACCAGCGGTGAGCTGCTGACTCCAGAGGCTTGCTCACACCATTTTGCCCTCTCTGGCACGCAGGAGCCCTTGCCCTACTTGTGTGTTCTTTCCCCAGCACCAGCCAAGATTACTGCAAGAGCTTGCTGTACTCGTTTAG containing:
- the ECHDC2 gene encoding enoyl-CoA hydratase domain-containing protein 2, mitochondrial isoform X3, which translates into the protein MNRPRARNALGHVLVSELLQALARLREDQRVRVLLFRSGVKGVFCAGADLKEREQMSNAEVGIFVQRLRGLMDEVAAFPAPTIAAMDGFALGGGLELALACDLRVAASTAVMGLIETTRGLLPGAGGTQRLPRCLGVALAKELIFTGRRLSGVQAHTLGLVNHAVAQNEEGDAAYQRARALAQEILPQAPIAVRLGKVAIDRGIEVDIASGMAIEGICYAQNIPTRDRLEGMAAFREKRPPRFVGK